The genomic interval GTTGGTACTGCCGTCTACTTTTGCTACATAGGAATTATCTTCTCCTATGGAGGAATAAAGCAGGGTTTCTGCTCCCATAAGTTCCACCACATCAACCCTAGCATTTACTTGGGCATAGGATTGATGATCACTTTGTTTTACATAAATATTCTCTGGTCTAATACCAAGGATGATAGCTTCCCCTGATTTTTTTAACGCATTTAATTTTTCTACCTTTTCCTCTGGCAAATGAATGATCTCTCCCTCTGTTAGAAAGGCATTTCCTTCGATTCGTCCAGAGAAGAAATTCATAGCAGGTGATCCAATAAATCCTGCAACGAAGACATTAACTGGATGGTCATAAACCTCTTTCGGTGTCCCTACTTGTTGAATCACTCCATCTTTCATTACGACCAATCGAGTCGCCATCGTCATTGCTTCTGTTTGGTCATGTGTTACATAAATCGTTGTCGTCTGCAGTCTTTGATGGAGCTTTGATATTTCTGCACGCATTTGTACACGGAGTTTTGCATCTAGATTGGAAAGTGGTTCATCCATTAAAAATACCTTGGCATCTCTGACAATTGCCCGCCCTAAAGCAACACGCTGCCGCTGTCCTCCTGATAGAGCTTTCGGCTTTCTTTTTAAATATGGTTCTAATCCAAGCATCTTTGCGGCTTCCTCTACACGGCGCTTTATTTCCTCCTTTGGAAATTTGCGAAGCTTCAATCCGAATGCCATATTATCAAAGACATTCATATGAGGATACAAAGCATAATTTTGGAAAACCATTGCGATATCGCGATCTTTAGGGGCTATATCATTCACCAGCTCATCATCGATATAAAATTCCCCTTCTGAAATTTCTTCAAGACCTGCGACCATTCTTAAAGTCGTCGATTTTCCACATCCTGAAGGTCCTACAAATACGATAAATTCTTTATCTTTAATATGTAGATTAAAATCTTTCACTGCTGCCAAATCTTTATCGTATATTTTGTAAATATGCTTTAAATTTAATTCAGCCATACTATTCCTCCTATTAACATCCTAAAAAACGGGATTTTTTCTTTCCTTCTAAGTGCTCTCTTCCCTTGCAATCACCGCTAATCTAGATGTTTTTTCAGCAGAGGCATAGCATATCAGTATCTGCTCTCTTTTTTTTGCAAGTAATACAACATTTATATTCTTGAATCAAGTAATGATTACATAGAAGCATAATATTCCCTTAAATCTATCGGTGTCCCCTTTTCCTGCGATTTATTTGCTGCAAGCGTAGCAGCCAGTGTTTGCGCTCCATTTTCATAGGAGGACAGAATTAAATCAGGCTGATTAGTCGCGATTGCTTTAATAAAAGCTTGATCCTGTGCCTCATAATAATTCAGCTTCGGTCGATAGGTAATCGTTGAATATTTATCTGTAATCGTTACATTCGAGCCATCAACGGCAACGCGAAACTCCTTTCCCAAAATTTCTAGTCCCATTCGGTGATCTGGTTGAATAAAGGAACAGCTTAAATGACCAATTGCCCCGTTCTTGAATGTAAAATTAACAGAAGTGACATCTGGTATATCAATATTAGGAATATCCTTTGAAACTAATAGATTCATATTGGCATAGATTTTATCCATATCCCCTGTTAAGTATCGGATTAAATCTAACGTATGGGTTGCTTGTTCTACTAATTGTCCCCCAGATTTGGATTGCTCACGATACCACGGAGTTGGTACAAATTTAGTAAAATAATAGCCGTTAACCATAGCAATCTCTTTATCTTGTAAATATTCCTTTGCTTTCGCGACAGTATCTAAGTAACGCAAACAGTAGCCTGTCGCACAAATAATCCCAGAGTCTTTAATAACCTCATATTTCTTCTTTACTGTCTCTAAGTCTAGGCCAACTGGTTTTTCTACCATTAAATGAATGCCCTTTGCTGCTGCCTTTTCTTCTATATCCCCATGGGCAAATGGGGGCACACATATAAATAGAGCATCAAATGAATTTTCCTCCAGCATTTTATTCACATCCGTATAGGAAGGAACTTGATATTGTTTGCCCACAGCTACCGCTTGCTCTGCGGAAATATCACATACTGCTACCATTTCTGCTTGTTCATTCAAATCAATGTTTTTCAAATGGACCGATCCTATTCCTCCGACACCTACAAAGCCAACGCGAACTTTCCCCATGACTTCCACCCTTCTAATGGTTCACCATTTCGTGTTTTAACATAATATCCAGATGCTTCGCCGTATCTTCGGCAAGGTATTGTGGTCCATAGGCATAGGCTGGTATTTCAGCAGTAACAGTATCCTTATACCCTATCTGCTTTAATGCCTGGAACACTTTTTTCCAATTTACATCACCTGCTAAAAGTGGGACAAAACCAGTAATATTCCCCACACTTTGCTTGAAATCCTTGACGTGAATTTTTCGGATTCGGTCTCCTAATATCTCAATCCATTGTTCTGGATATCCAAATTGCAAGGTATTCCCGACATCATAATAGGCACCCATATAATCGGAATGGAACTCGTCAATATACCTGGCCATCTCTAATGGAGAAAGCAAAAACTTATTCCATACATTTTCAATTCCTATATGAACATTTTGTTTTTCAGCAAGTGGCACTACTTTTCTTAACTCTTCTTGACTGCGATTATAACAATCAAGATAAGAAGTTTCCTCATTGACCACGCCTGGCACGACTAAAACCGTATCGGCACCAATAAAAGAAGCTAATTCTATTTGTTTTTCCACCACTTTTCTCCCTTGTTCCCGCACCTTATCATCCTGATGAGAAAGGGGAAATTTCCATAATAGGTTCGTAGAAATACTTTTAAGCTGTAAACCATAATGATCTGCCATTTCTCGAATTTGCTTTGCCTCTTCCCTAGACGTATTCATCGTAAGACCAATGCCATCCATGCTAATATTTAGCTCTACCGCTTCAAATCCTGCGTCACGACTATACTGAAATACCATCTCTAATGGCGTATTATCTGGATAACACCACTGGTTAATCCCTTTTAGCATTATTTATTCCTCCCAAAATAGATTGCAGTAGTAGTATTTTTATCCGATTAATACCGGACCTTTTCTTTTCGCAGATTCATAGCCTGCAAGCGCAACCTCCATTGCTTTTAGACCATCTTCCCCTGTAATAGTTGGCGGTACTCCATTCTTCACGTTCGAAACAAAATCTTCCACAAGATCCTGGTTCATATCTTCTCCCCAAAAATCCCATGTTGCTCCGTCCATGCTATATACATCCGTTTTCTGTGCAAAAGCATCAACTGTCAGCGTTCCTTTCGTCCCAACAATTTCTAATGTAACATCTCCCCATGTTGGGAATGTCTTATTACGTGACCAACTGCAATCAATAGAGGCAAACACATTGTTTTCAAATTCCATTGTTACAATTCCACAATCATCAATAGCAATATCGGAAATAAGATTGTCTACCTCCGCATAAACTTCCTTCACATCGGAGCCCATATACCATCGCATAATGTCCACTAAATGAACGGTATGGTCCATTACTGCTCCACCGCCAGATTTTTCTTTATCCACAAACCAGCCACCTGGATTTGTTCCGCGATTCGTCCCTTTAATTGCGACAATACTTCCAAGTTCGCCGTCTTCAATAATTTGCTTTGCTTTCGCAACTGGTGTACTAAAGCGTACAGGAAAGGCAATTTGCAGGAACACATTATTTTCTTTACAAGCCTTAATCATTTCAACTGCATCCTGCTTGTTTGTTGCAATTGGCTTTTCGCATAAAATATGTTTTCCTTGCTTCGCAGCAGCAAGCACATGTTCATGATGTTTCGCGTTTTCGGAAGTGATAATGACAGCTTCCAAATCCTGATTCAAAAGCTCCTCATAGGTAGGATAATAGCTAGTATTGTATCTCATTGAGGCTTCTACTCCTCGTGTTTCATTGTCATCAGCTATCCCCACTAATTCAACGCCTTCCATTTTTTTTAATGCCTCCGCATATGCATACGCATGACCATGGGCAAAACTAATAATTCCTACTTTCATATTCTTACCTCCATTTCTTGATTACGTAATTCCACTACTTTTCCTTGCTTAATTGACTCAATAGCAGCTAACGCAATTTCCATTGC from Niallia sp. FSL W8-0635 carries:
- a CDS encoding ABC transporter ATP-binding protein, with protein sequence MAELNLKHIYKIYDKDLAAVKDFNLHIKDKEFIVFVGPSGCGKSTTLRMVAGLEEISEGEFYIDDELVNDIAPKDRDIAMVFQNYALYPHMNVFDNMAFGLKLRKFPKEEIKRRVEEAAKMLGLEPYLKRKPKALSGGQRQRVALGRAIVRDAKVFLMDEPLSNLDAKLRVQMRAEISKLHQRLQTTTIYVTHDQTEAMTMATRLVVMKDGVIQQVGTPKEVYDHPVNVFVAGFIGSPAMNFFSGRIEGNAFLTEGEIIHLPEEKVEKLNALKKSGEAIILGIRPENIYVKQSDHQSYAQVNARVDVVELMGAETLLYSSIGEDNSYVAKVDGSTNVKPGETIPFYFDIDKCHFFDKETEEKI
- a CDS encoding Gfo/Idh/MocA family protein is translated as MGKVRVGFVGVGGIGSVHLKNIDLNEQAEMVAVCDISAEQAVAVGKQYQVPSYTDVNKMLEENSFDALFICVPPFAHGDIEEKAAAKGIHLMVEKPVGLDLETVKKKYEVIKDSGIICATGYCLRYLDTVAKAKEYLQDKEIAMVNGYYFTKFVPTPWYREQSKSGGQLVEQATHTLDLIRYLTGDMDKIYANMNLLVSKDIPNIDIPDVTSVNFTFKNGAIGHLSCSFIQPDHRMGLEILGKEFRVAVDGSNVTITDKYSTITYRPKLNYYEAQDQAFIKAIATNQPDLILSSYENGAQTLAATLAANKSQEKGTPIDLREYYASM
- a CDS encoding sugar phosphate isomerase/epimerase family protein; the protein is MLKGINQWCYPDNTPLEMVFQYSRDAGFEAVELNISMDGIGLTMNTSREEAKQIREMADHYGLQLKSISTNLLWKFPLSHQDDKVREQGRKVVEKQIELASFIGADTVLVVPGVVNEETSYLDCYNRSQEELRKVVPLAEKQNVHIGIENVWNKFLLSPLEMARYIDEFHSDYMGAYYDVGNTLQFGYPEQWIEILGDRIRKIHVKDFKQSVGNITGFVPLLAGDVNWKKVFQALKQIGYKDTVTAEIPAYAYGPQYLAEDTAKHLDIMLKHEMVNH
- a CDS encoding Gfo/Idh/MocA family protein gives rise to the protein MKVGIISFAHGHAYAYAEALKKMEGVELVGIADDNETRGVEASMRYNTSYYPTYEELLNQDLEAVIITSENAKHHEHVLAAAKQGKHILCEKPIATNKQDAVEMIKACKENNVFLQIAFPVRFSTPVAKAKQIIEDGELGSIVAIKGTNRGTNPGGWFVDKEKSGGGAVMDHTVHLVDIMRWYMGSDVKEVYAEVDNLISDIAIDDCGIVTMEFENNVFASIDCSWSRNKTFPTWGDVTLEIVGTKGTLTVDAFAQKTDVYSMDGATWDFWGEDMNQDLVEDFVSNVKNGVPPTITGEDGLKAMEVALAGYESAKRKGPVLIG